One window from the genome of Serinibacter salmoneus encodes:
- a CDS encoding ATP-dependent Clp protease ATP-binding subunit has protein sequence MFERFTDRARRVVVLAQDEARMLNHNYIGTEHILLGLIHEGEGVAAKALESLGISLDVVRQQVVDIIGEGQQAPTGHIPFTPRAKKVLELSLREALQLGHNHIGTEHILLGLIREGEGVAAQVLGNLGADLGRVRQQVLQLLQGQGGKEAVAPGGGPQEGAPSGSAVLDQFGRNLTQHAREGKLDPVIGRETETERVMQVLSRRTKNNPILVGEPGVGKTAVVEGLAQDIVRGTVPETLKDKQLYTLDLGALVAGSRYRGDFEERLKKVLKEIRTRGDIILFIDEIHTLVGAGAAEGAIDAASILKPMLARGELQTIGATTLDEYRKHIEKDPALERRFQPITVNEPNLSQTIEILKGVRDRYEAHHRVTITDPALVAAANLADRYINDRYLPDKAIDLVDEAGARLRIRRMTAPPELRELDERIAEARRAKESAIDDQDFEKAARLRDDEKKLSSERVEKEKAWKSGDMDTVATVDEELIAEVLAVATGIPVFKLTEEESTKLLKMEDALHERIVGQADAVKALSQAIRRTRAGLKDPKRPGGSFIFAGPTGVGKTELAKALAEFLFGDEDALIQLDMSEFSEKHTVSRLFGSPPGYVGYEEGGQLTEKVRRRPFSVVLFDEVEKAHADIFNSLLQILEDGRLTDSQGRVVDFKNTVIIMTTNLGTRDIAKGVQTGFQAGGDLSTNYDRMKVKVNEELKQHFRPEFLNRVDDVIVFPQLNQEEIFQIVDLMVARLAERLEDKDMSIELTLAAKTLLAERGYDPVLGARPLRRALQREIEDNLSEKILFGELKAGQKVIVDATGEGLLGEFTFSGVDRDDPRLDGVVSVGVANDAPDQASTQD, from the coding sequence ATGTTCGAGAGATTCACCGACCGTGCACGTCGCGTCGTCGTCCTCGCGCAGGACGAGGCTCGCATGCTCAACCACAACTACATCGGGACCGAGCACATCCTGCTCGGTCTGATCCACGAGGGGGAGGGCGTCGCCGCGAAGGCGCTGGAGTCGCTCGGGATCTCGCTGGACGTCGTGCGCCAGCAGGTGGTGGACATCATCGGGGAGGGCCAGCAGGCCCCCACGGGGCACATCCCCTTCACCCCGCGCGCCAAGAAGGTGCTGGAGCTCTCGCTGCGCGAGGCCCTGCAGCTCGGCCACAACCACATCGGCACCGAGCACATCCTGCTCGGGCTCATCCGCGAGGGTGAGGGCGTCGCCGCGCAGGTGCTGGGCAACCTCGGGGCGGACCTCGGGCGCGTGCGCCAGCAGGTGCTGCAACTCCTGCAGGGCCAGGGCGGCAAGGAGGCGGTGGCCCCGGGAGGTGGACCGCAGGAGGGTGCGCCCTCCGGCTCGGCCGTGCTGGACCAGTTCGGGCGCAACCTCACCCAGCATGCTCGCGAGGGCAAACTCGACCCGGTGATCGGCCGCGAGACCGAGACCGAGCGCGTGATGCAGGTGCTGAGCCGCCGCACCAAGAACAACCCGATCCTCGTGGGCGAGCCCGGTGTCGGGAAGACCGCCGTGGTGGAGGGCCTCGCGCAGGACATCGTGCGCGGCACGGTGCCGGAGACCCTGAAGGACAAGCAGCTCTACACCCTCGACCTCGGTGCGCTGGTCGCCGGTTCCCGCTACCGCGGTGACTTCGAGGAACGACTGAAGAAGGTCCTCAAGGAGATCCGCACCCGCGGCGACATCATCCTGTTCATCGACGAGATCCACACCCTCGTGGGTGCGGGTGCCGCCGAGGGCGCGATCGACGCCGCCAGCATCCTCAAGCCGATGCTGGCCCGCGGTGAGTTGCAGACCATCGGCGCCACCACGTTGGACGAGTACCGCAAGCACATCGAGAAGGACCCGGCGTTGGAGCGCCGGTTCCAGCCGATCACCGTCAACGAGCCGAACCTCTCGCAGACCATCGAGATCCTCAAGGGTGTGCGGGACCGCTACGAGGCGCACCACCGCGTGACGATCACCGACCCGGCGCTCGTGGCCGCGGCGAATCTCGCCGACCGGTACATCAACGACCGCTACCTGCCGGACAAGGCGATCGACCTGGTCGACGAGGCAGGCGCGCGACTGCGGATCCGCCGGATGACGGCGCCGCCGGAGCTACGTGAACTTGACGAGCGGATCGCCGAGGCGCGCCGCGCCAAGGAGTCCGCGATCGACGACCAGGACTTCGAGAAGGCCGCCCGCCTGCGCGACGACGAGAAGAAGCTCTCCTCCGAGCGTGTCGAGAAGGAGAAGGCCTGGAAGTCCGGCGACATGGACACGGTCGCGACCGTGGACGAGGAACTGATCGCCGAGGTGCTGGCGGTGGCCACCGGGATCCCGGTGTTCAAACTGACCGAGGAGGAGTCCACCAAGCTGCTGAAGATGGAGGATGCGCTCCACGAGCGGATCGTCGGTCAGGCGGACGCGGTCAAGGCACTCTCCCAGGCCATCCGGCGCACCCGCGCCGGCCTGAAGGACCCCAAGCGCCCGGGAGGCTCGTTCATCTTCGCCGGTCCCACCGGGGTCGGGAAGACCGAGCTCGCCAAGGCGCTCGCGGAGTTCCTGTTCGGGGACGAGGACGCGCTGATCCAGCTCGACATGTCCGAGTTCTCCGAGAAGCACACCGTCTCGCGGCTCTTCGGGTCCCCTCCCGGCTACGTGGGTTACGAGGAGGGCGGCCAGCTCACCGAGAAGGTGCGGCGTCGGCCGTTCTCCGTGGTGCTGTTCGACGAGGTGGAGAAGGCGCACGCGGACATCTTCAACTCGCTGTTGCAGATCCTGGAGGACGGTCGACTGACCGACTCCCAGGGCCGGGTGGTGGACTTCAAGAACACCGTGATCATCATGACCACGAACCTCGGTACGCGGGACATCGCCAAGGGCGTGCAGACCGGGTTCCAGGCCGGCGGTGACCTCTCGACCAACTACGACCGGATGAAGGTCAAGGTCAACGAGGAACTCAAGCAGCACTTCCGCCCGGAGTTCCTCAACCGTGTCGATGACGTGATCGTCTTCCCGCAGCTCAACCAGGAGGAGATCTTCCAGATCGTCGATCTCATGGTGGCGCGTCTGGCGGAGCGGCTGGAGGACAAGGACATGTCCATCGAGTTGACCCTGGCCGCCAAGACGCTGCTCGCCGAGCGCGGGTACGACCCGGTGCTCGGCGCGCGACCGCTGCGCCGGGCGCTGCAGCGCGAGATCGAGGACAACCTGAGCGAGAAGATCCTGTTCGGAGAACTGAAGGCTGGCCAGAAGGTCATCGTCGATGCGACCGGTGAGGGTCTGCTCGGGGAGTTCACCTTCTCGGGCGTGGACCGCGACGATCCTCGGTTGGACGGCGTGGTGAGCGTCGGCGTCGCGAATGACGCGCCGGATCAGGCGTCCACGCAGGACTGA
- a CDS encoding DUF418 domain-containing protein produces MATSIDPPASRPGTAPRRQRDRLLIPDVLRGVALLAMVIAHIDPFVREPLAGWAFLSAQINDLASPLFALVMGMSAQIMLRASGGTTRAVWVVITQNAVRGTVLIALGLWLETWGTWIAIVLAFLGVLLIVGTPLVVLGTRALLVVTALVWLVSGAVVAWANASLGTSALPPVLDRLVEWTLLGRSYRLANLLPFFLLGALLLRHGFQRDRLLLGMAMLAPIAYLARPIAERVLGTEQFSGSYLDTLHDVGLVFTAYVVVVWAATVPSGSAQRALGWVFTPLRAIGSVALSLYVLHTALVRWGMQHAAQDPTTLNHMLPWTLVLVVTLAVGVLWWRFVGRGPIEWLTGVISGRYRLTARRKRVVT; encoded by the coding sequence ATGGCGACGAGCATCGATCCCCCGGCGTCACGCCCGGGCACGGCCCCCCGACGCCAGCGGGATCGCCTGCTGATCCCGGACGTGCTGCGTGGCGTCGCGCTGCTGGCGATGGTGATCGCCCACATCGACCCCTTCGTGCGGGAACCCCTCGCCGGATGGGCCTTCCTCTCCGCGCAGATCAACGACCTCGCCTCCCCCCTGTTCGCGCTGGTGATGGGGATGTCGGCGCAGATCATGCTGCGAGCATCCGGCGGTACCACCCGCGCGGTGTGGGTGGTGATCACCCAGAACGCCGTGCGCGGCACGGTGCTGATCGCCCTCGGCCTCTGGCTGGAGACCTGGGGCACCTGGATCGCCATCGTGCTGGCGTTCCTGGGTGTGCTGTTGATCGTGGGCACCCCGCTGGTGGTGCTCGGCACGCGCGCGTTGCTCGTGGTCACGGCCCTCGTGTGGCTGGTCAGCGGCGCCGTGGTCGCCTGGGCCAACGCCTCGCTCGGGACGAGCGCCCTCCCGCCGGTGCTGGACCGCCTCGTCGAGTGGACTCTCCTCGGGCGCAGCTACCGACTGGCGAATCTCCTGCCGTTCTTCCTGCTCGGGGCGTTGCTCCTGCGGCACGGCTTCCAGCGAGATCGTCTGCTGCTGGGAATGGCCATGCTCGCGCCGATCGCCTACCTCGCCCGTCCGATCGCCGAGCGGGTGCTGGGCACCGAGCAGTTCTCCGGCAGTTATCTCGACACGCTGCACGACGTCGGGCTGGTGTTCACCGCCTACGTGGTGGTCGTATGGGCCGCCACCGTGCCCTCCGGGTCCGCGCAACGCGCGCTCGGCTGGGTGTTCACGCCGCTGCGCGCAATCGGTTCCGTGGCCCTGAGCCTGTACGTCCTGCACACAGCGCTCGTGCGCTGGGGCATGCAGCACGCCGCTCAGGACCCCACCACGCTGAACCACATGCTGCCGTGGACGCTCGTGCTCGTGGTGACGCTCGCGGTGGGTGTGCTGTGGTGGCGGTTCGTGGGGCGGGGGCCGATCGAGTGGCTCACCGGGGTGATCTCCGGCCGCTACCGCCTCACCGCGCGCCGGAAGCGGGTCGTGACCTGA
- a CDS encoding geranylgeranyl reductase family protein, with amino-acid sequence MASTDHVDVIVVGAGPSGAATAHYLAQRGLEVLLLEKSTFPRDKVCGDGLTPRAVAELISMGIPIREEDGWIRNTGLRVLGGGHQIEMPWPDLETVPNFGLARARTDLDETLARHAVASGAKLLEGHSVTGPVLDPDGRVVGVTVKPVDGRGRATGEAERTFTAPYVVDAAGVSARLATKVGREKRDDRPLGVAARTYFRSPRHDDDMMESHLELWDGKPGESDLLPGYGWIFALGNGLVNVGLGSVSSNARSTQIKYKDIFARWMENVPEEWGFTPENQVGPVRSAALPMAFNRKPLYADGLLLVGDSGGMVSPFNGEGIAYGMQAGRFAAETIAQALARPTALGRERAMAAYPRLMTEELGGYYRLGSVFVRIIEHPTIMRICTKYGLPRPLLMKFVHKLLSDSYDRTGGDAMDRIITALTKVVPAA; translated from the coding sequence ATGGCTTCGACGGATCACGTCGATGTGATCGTCGTCGGCGCAGGCCCCTCGGGGGCCGCCACCGCCCACTACCTCGCCCAACGGGGGCTCGAGGTCCTGCTGCTGGAGAAGTCCACCTTCCCGCGGGACAAGGTCTGCGGGGACGGTCTCACACCCCGCGCCGTGGCTGAACTGATCTCCATGGGCATCCCCATCCGTGAGGAGGACGGCTGGATCCGCAACACCGGCCTGCGGGTGCTCGGGGGCGGTCACCAGATCGAGATGCCGTGGCCGGACCTGGAGACGGTCCCGAACTTCGGCCTCGCGCGCGCCCGGACCGACCTGGACGAGACGCTCGCGCGCCACGCCGTCGCCTCCGGCGCCAAGCTCCTGGAGGGGCACAGCGTCACCGGTCCCGTGCTCGACCCGGACGGCCGTGTGGTGGGGGTGACGGTCAAGCCCGTCGACGGCCGCGGACGCGCCACCGGGGAGGCCGAGCGCACCTTCACCGCCCCGTATGTCGTCGACGCCGCTGGGGTCTCCGCGCGCCTGGCCACCAAGGTGGGGCGCGAGAAGCGCGACGACCGGCCTCTCGGCGTGGCTGCACGCACCTACTTCCGCAGCCCCCGCCACGACGACGACATGATGGAGTCGCACCTGGAACTGTGGGACGGAAAACCGGGCGAGAGCGATCTGCTGCCCGGCTACGGCTGGATCTTCGCGCTCGGCAACGGCCTGGTCAACGTCGGCCTGGGCAGCGTGAGTTCCAACGCGCGCTCCACGCAGATCAAGTACAAGGACATCTTCGCGCGGTGGATGGAGAACGTCCCCGAGGAGTGGGGCTTCACCCCTGAGAACCAGGTGGGTCCGGTGCGCAGCGCGGCGCTGCCGATGGCTTTCAACCGCAAGCCGCTGTATGCCGACGGACTGCTGCTGGTGGGTGACTCCGGCGGCATGGTCTCCCCGTTCAACGGTGAGGGGATCGCCTACGGCATGCAGGCCGGCCGGTTCGCCGCCGAGACCATCGCCCAGGCGCTGGCTCGGCCCACGGCACTCGGTCGGGAGCGCGCCATGGCCGCCTACCCGCGGCTGATGACCGAGGAACTCGGCGGCTACTACCGCCTGGGCTCGGTGTTCGTGAGGATCATCGAGCACCCCACGATCATGCGGATCTGCACGAAGTACGGCCTCCCGCGGCCGTTGCTGATGAAGTTCGTGCACAAACTGTTGTCCGACTCCTATGACCGGACGGGTGGCGACGCCATGGACCGGATCATCACTGCACTGACGAAGGTGGTGCCAGCGGCATGA
- a CDS encoding NADH-quinone oxidoreductase subunit A — MTNPYVPILIMMAVALLLGVGGLTASRHIGPQVYNRAKLEAYECGIMPTPQAIGHGRLNIKYYLVAMTFIVFDIEVVFLYPWAVAFTDLAVFGVVAMLTFIALITVPYIYEWRRGALSFD; from the coding sequence ATGACCAATCCCTACGTGCCGATCCTCATCATGATGGCCGTCGCCCTCCTGCTGGGCGTCGGCGGGTTGACCGCGAGCCGCCACATCGGGCCGCAGGTGTACAACCGCGCCAAGCTGGAGGCCTACGAGTGCGGCATCATGCCCACGCCTCAGGCCATCGGGCACGGCCGCCTGAACATCAAGTACTACCTGGTGGCGATGACGTTCATCGTCTTCGACATCGAGGTGGTCTTCCTCTACCCGTGGGCGGTCGCGTTCACCGATCTCGCGGTCTTCGGCGTGGTGGCGATGCTCACCTTCATCGCGTTGATCACCGTGCCCTACATCTACGAGTGGCGCCGTGGCGCCCTGAGTTTCGACTAG
- a CDS encoding NADH-quinone oxidoreductase subunit B, with amino-acid sequence MGLEEKAPGFMLGTIGDLVGLARKTSMWPVTMGLACCAIEMMATGGARFDISRFGMEVFRASPRHADLMIVSGRLSQKMAPVVRQVYDQMSEPKWVISMGACASSGGMFNNYAVVQGCDHVVPVDIYLPGCPPRPEMLLHAILELHKQVGKEPLGANRVEIARAAEAAALMATPTSDQKGLLA; translated from the coding sequence ATGGGACTCGAGGAGAAGGCGCCGGGCTTCATGCTCGGTACCATCGGGGATCTGGTCGGGCTCGCCCGTAAGACCTCCATGTGGCCCGTGACCATGGGCCTGGCCTGCTGTGCGATCGAGATGATGGCCACCGGCGGTGCCCGCTTCGACATCTCCCGCTTCGGGATGGAGGTTTTCCGCGCCTCCCCGCGCCACGCCGACCTGATGATCGTCTCGGGTCGTCTCTCGCAGAAGATGGCCCCCGTGGTCCGCCAGGTGTACGACCAGATGAGCGAGCCCAAGTGGGTCATCTCGATGGGTGCGTGCGCCTCCTCCGGCGGGATGTTCAACAACTACGCGGTGGTGCAGGGCTGCGACCACGTGGTGCCGGTCGACATCTACCTGCCTGGCTGCCCGCCACGACCGGAGATGCTGCTGCACGCGATCCTCGAACTGCACAAGCAGGTCGGTAAGGAACCGCTCGGCGCGAACCGAGTGGAGATTGCCCGGGCCGCTGAGGCCGCCGCGCTGATGGCAACGCCGACCTCCGACCAGAAGGGGCTGCTCGCGTGA
- a CDS encoding NADH-quinone oxidoreductase subunit C: protein MGDLVARRQGLFGSAGSGDTSGYGGLVTTVVIGEPAQRPYGGWFDEVVDILAEVIEDAGLSYDAVVRRVVVDRGELTLEIAREHLVAVARMLRDEQDLRFELCLGVSGVHYPDDTGRELHAVYHLRSITNGPRVLRLEVVAGEDDPHVPSLVDVYPTNNWHERETWDLMGIVFDGHPALARIEMPDDWVGHPQRKDYPLGGIPVEYKGATVPPADQRRSYR, encoded by the coding sequence ATGGGCGACCTGGTCGCTCGACGCCAGGGCCTGTTCGGCAGCGCCGGTTCCGGCGACACCTCCGGCTACGGCGGGCTCGTCACGACCGTCGTGATCGGCGAACCCGCGCAGCGCCCGTACGGCGGCTGGTTCGACGAGGTGGTCGACATCCTCGCCGAGGTCATCGAGGACGCCGGCCTGTCCTACGACGCCGTGGTGCGCCGCGTGGTCGTCGACCGGGGTGAGTTGACCCTCGAGATCGCCCGCGAGCACCTGGTGGCCGTGGCGAGGATGCTGCGGGACGAGCAGGACCTGCGCTTCGAGTTGTGCCTCGGCGTCAGCGGGGTGCACTACCCGGATGACACCGGCCGCGAGTTGCACGCCGTGTACCACCTGCGCTCCATCACGAACGGTCCGCGCGTGCTGCGGCTGGAGGTCGTGGCCGGGGAGGACGACCCGCATGTGCCCTCGCTCGTGGACGTGTACCCCACGAACAACTGGCACGAGCGCGAGACCTGGGACCTGATGGGGATCGTGTTCGACGGTCACCCGGCGCTCGCTCGTATCGAGATGCCCGACGACTGGGTGGGGCATCCCCAGCGCAAGGACTATCCACTGGGTGGCATTCCGGTGGAGTACAAGGGCGCCACGGTGCCCCCGGCCGATCAGCGGAGGTCCTACCGATGA
- a CDS encoding NADH-quinone oxidoreductase subunit D — MTTIEEELDGVPTFTATGGDWASIAEEAARLGEERIVVNMGPQHPSTHGVLRLILEIDGETVREVRVGIGYLHTGIEKNMEYRTWTQGVTFCTRMDYVAPFFQEVGYCLGVEKLLGVEVPERATLVRVLLMELQRIASHLVAIATGGNELGATTMMIEGFQGREEILKIFELISGLRMNHAYVRPGGLAQDIPPGTVDAVRDMIPRMQQHVKHLRMLVAANPIFKGRSVGIGHLPLATALALGVTGPVLRSAGLPFDLRKDDPYCGYETYEFDVPTSTDSDVYSRVMLRFAEIDESVRIVRQVLDRLEKQDKSGQSHPVMVDDPGIAWPAQLAIGPDGQGNSAAHIREIMGESMESLIHHFKLVTEGFRVPAGQVHTEVEHAKGVLGVHLVSDGATRPYRAHFRDPSFTNLQALSAMCEGGQIADVVVSVASIDPVLGGVDR; from the coding sequence ATGACCACCATCGAGGAGGAGCTGGACGGCGTCCCCACCTTCACCGCCACCGGCGGCGACTGGGCCTCGATCGCCGAGGAGGCGGCCCGGCTGGGTGAGGAACGCATCGTCGTGAACATGGGTCCGCAGCACCCCTCCACGCACGGCGTGCTGCGTCTGATCCTGGAGATCGACGGCGAGACGGTGCGGGAGGTGCGGGTCGGCATCGGCTACCTGCACACCGGCATCGAGAAGAACATGGAGTACCGCACCTGGACCCAGGGCGTGACGTTCTGCACGCGTATGGACTACGTCGCCCCGTTCTTCCAGGAGGTCGGGTACTGCCTCGGCGTGGAGAAGCTGCTCGGTGTCGAGGTCCCCGAGCGCGCCACGCTGGTGCGGGTGCTGCTGATGGAACTGCAGCGCATCGCCTCCCACCTGGTCGCGATCGCCACCGGCGGTAACGAACTGGGCGCGACCACCATGATGATCGAGGGCTTCCAGGGACGTGAGGAGATCCTGAAGATCTTCGAGCTCATCTCCGGGTTGCGGATGAACCACGCCTACGTCCGCCCCGGTGGTCTCGCGCAGGACATCCCGCCGGGAACCGTGGACGCGGTGCGGGACATGATCCCGCGGATGCAACAGCACGTGAAGCACCTGCGGATGCTGGTGGCCGCCAACCCCATCTTCAAGGGACGATCGGTCGGCATCGGCCACCTGCCGCTGGCCACGGCGCTGGCGCTCGGTGTGACCGGGCCCGTGCTGCGCTCGGCCGGTCTCCCGTTCGACCTGCGCAAGGACGACCCGTACTGCGGGTACGAGACCTACGAGTTCGACGTCCCGACCAGCACCGACTCCGACGTGTACTCCCGGGTGATGCTGCGCTTCGCGGAGATCGATGAGTCGGTTCGGATCGTTCGCCAGGTCCTGGACCGCCTGGAGAAGCAGGACAAGAGCGGGCAGAGCCACCCCGTGATGGTCGACGACCCCGGTATCGCCTGGCCCGCGCAGCTCGCGATCGGGCCGGACGGCCAGGGCAACTCCGCTGCGCACATCCGCGAGATCATGGGCGAGTCGATGGAGTCCCTCATCCACCACTTCAAGCTCGTCACCGAGGGCTTTCGGGTCCCGGCCGGGCAGGTGCACACCGAGGTGGAACACGCCAAGGGGGTCCTCGGCGTCCACCTGGTCTCCGACGGCGCCACTCGCCCCTACCGGGCGCACTTCCGCGATCCGTCGTTCACGAACCTGCAGGCGCTCTCAGCCATGTGCGAGGGCGGGCAGATCGCCGATGTGGTGGTGTCGGTCGCCTCGATCGACCCCGTGCTGGGAGGTGTGGACCGATGA
- the nuoE gene encoding NADH-quinone oxidoreductase subunit NuoE has product MTAEPRPAALALFPDDVATQLEADTREVIARYPDSRSALLPLLHLIQSVDSFVSPRGIAWCAEALDLSRAEVSAVATFYSQYKRKPNGRYTVGVCTNTLCAVMGGDEIFGAVSEHLGIGNEETTSDGAITLEAVECNAACDYAPVVMVNWEFFDNVTPASAISLVDDLQAGREVTASRGPVVQDFRAVSRVLAGFEDGLVDSGPTAGPASLVGLEIAREHGWRAPAYPGAPEADPTAGTEAVGEPGSSADHQEGTQS; this is encoded by the coding sequence ATGACCGCCGAACCGAGGCCGGCCGCGCTGGCCCTGTTCCCCGACGACGTCGCGACGCAGTTGGAGGCGGACACGCGCGAGGTGATCGCGCGCTACCCGGACTCCCGTTCCGCGTTGTTGCCGCTGCTGCACCTGATCCAGTCGGTGGACTCCTTCGTCTCGCCGCGCGGGATCGCCTGGTGCGCCGAGGCCCTCGACCTCAGCCGTGCCGAGGTCTCCGCGGTGGCCACGTTCTACTCCCAGTACAAGCGCAAGCCGAACGGGCGCTACACGGTCGGAGTGTGCACGAACACGCTGTGTGCAGTCATGGGCGGGGACGAGATCTTCGGCGCCGTGTCCGAGCACCTCGGGATCGGCAACGAGGAGACCACGAGCGACGGCGCGATCACGCTCGAGGCCGTGGAGTGCAACGCCGCCTGTGACTACGCCCCCGTGGTGATGGTCAATTGGGAGTTCTTCGACAACGTCACCCCGGCGAGCGCGATCTCGCTGGTGGACGACCTGCAGGCGGGCCGTGAGGTCACCGCCTCCCGTGGCCCCGTGGTGCAGGACTTCCGCGCGGTCTCCCGGGTGCTGGCCGGCTTCGAGGACGGCCTGGTGGACTCCGGTCCCACCGCCGGACCCGCGAGCCTGGTGGGTCTGGAGATCGCCCGCGAGCACGGCTGGCGCGCCCCCGCCTACCCGGGCGCACCCGAGGCCGACCCGACGGCCGGGACCGAGGCCGTGGGGGAGCCCGGTTCCTCCGCGGACCACCAGGAAGGGACGCAGTCATGA
- the nuoF gene encoding NADH-quinone oxidoreductase subunit NuoF: MTDRLTPILTDSWDVPRAWTLPVYRDRGGYRALAKARGMSTEDLVNAVKGSGLRGRGGAGFPTGLKWSFLPAPDGGPRYLVVNADESEPGTCKDVPLMMANPHVLVEGVAITSHAIGCDHAFIYLRGEVVHVYRRLLAAVREAKEAGLLGSLEITVHAGAGAYICGEETALLDSLEGRRGQPRLKPPFPAVAGLYARPTVVNNVESIASVPGIVLGGGEWFSGMGTAKSTGHGIFSLSGHVTRPGQYEAPLGITLRELLELAGGIREGHELKFWTPGGSSTPILTAEHLDVPLDFEGVAGAGSMLGTRALQIFDETVSVVRAVARWIDFYKHESCGKCTPCREGTFWLQQIMHRLVAGKGTAEDIETLSDAAGNILGRSFCALGDAAATPIQSGLQYFREEFEAGTHTPADELFPPRASLIVPAASQEVPA, translated from the coding sequence ATGACCGACCGGCTCACCCCGATCCTCACCGACTCCTGGGACGTGCCCCGGGCCTGGACGCTGCCGGTCTACCGCGACCGCGGCGGCTACCGGGCACTGGCCAAGGCGCGGGGGATGTCCACCGAGGACCTCGTGAACGCCGTCAAGGGCTCCGGCCTGCGCGGCCGCGGCGGCGCCGGGTTCCCCACCGGCCTGAAGTGGAGCTTCCTGCCCGCCCCGGACGGCGGACCCCGCTACCTCGTGGTCAACGCGGACGAGTCCGAGCCGGGCACCTGCAAGGACGTCCCGCTCATGATGGCCAATCCCCACGTGCTGGTGGAGGGCGTGGCGATCACCAGCCACGCGATCGGCTGTGACCACGCATTCATCTACCTGCGCGGCGAGGTCGTGCACGTCTATCGCCGCCTGCTCGCGGCTGTGCGCGAGGCGAAGGAGGCGGGCCTGCTCGGGTCGCTGGAGATCACCGTGCACGCCGGCGCCGGGGCCTACATCTGCGGTGAGGAGACGGCCCTGCTGGACTCCCTCGAGGGCCGTCGCGGTCAGCCGCGACTCAAGCCGCCGTTCCCCGCGGTGGCGGGCCTGTACGCCCGGCCCACCGTGGTCAACAACGTGGAGTCCATCGCCTCCGTACCCGGCATCGTGCTCGGCGGCGGGGAGTGGTTCTCCGGCATGGGCACCGCCAAGAGCACGGGCCACGGCATCTTCTCCCTGTCCGGTCACGTCACCCGTCCCGGGCAGTACGAGGCGCCGCTGGGCATCACGCTGCGCGAACTGCTCGAGCTCGCCGGCGGCATCCGGGAGGGACACGAACTGAAGTTCTGGACCCCCGGCGGCTCCTCCACCCCGATCCTCACGGCCGAGCACCTCGACGTGCCGCTGGACTTCGAGGGTGTGGCCGGTGCCGGGTCGATGCTCGGCACCCGTGCGCTGCAGATCTTCGACGAGACGGTCTCCGTGGTGCGTGCCGTGGCGCGTTGGATCGACTTCTACAAGCACGAGTCCTGCGGGAAGTGCACCCCGTGCCGGGAGGGCACCTTCTGGCTGCAGCAGATCATGCACCGGCTCGTGGCAGGCAAGGGCACGGCGGAGGACATCGAGACCCTCTCCGACGCCGCCGGCAACATCCTGGGCCGTTCCTTCTGCGCCCTCGGTGACGCCGCGGCCACCCCGATCCAGAGTGGCCTGCAGTACTTCCGGGAGGAGTTCGAGGCGGGGACCCACACCCCGGCCGACGAACTCTTCCCGCCCCGTGCGTCCCTCATCGTCCCCGCGGCCAGCCAGGAGGTCCCGGCATGA